Proteins from one Halarchaeum grantii genomic window:
- the cobS gene encoding adenosylcobinamide-GDP ribazoletransferase, translated as MALSAVRGALGFLTRLPVGHRERDWDAFRASPAAFPLAAYPIGLVLTVPFLLGLDADLTGFGYLLGIYAVTGVAHADAVADLGDAAAVHGDATPERRRDVLKDSAVGVGAVLALALVLLGTWVAAARLATLPLRAAALALAVEVGAKLAMATVACLGDATHDGLGAAVSDSLSARSLVLPLLVALPAALVTYPNPAAATALGAALLAALGVLAWSRRRLGGINGDVIGASNELARLAALLVGVIAWTHW; from the coding sequence GTGGCTCTGAGCGCCGTCCGTGGCGCGCTCGGCTTCCTCACGCGCCTCCCGGTCGGCCACCGAGAGCGGGACTGGGACGCCTTCCGCGCGTCGCCGGCAGCCTTCCCGCTCGCCGCCTACCCCATCGGCCTCGTCCTCACAGTGCCCTTCCTCCTCGGTCTCGACGCCGACCTGACCGGGTTCGGCTACCTGCTCGGCATCTACGCCGTCACGGGCGTCGCGCACGCCGACGCCGTCGCCGACCTCGGGGACGCCGCCGCCGTCCACGGCGACGCCACGCCCGAGCGCCGCCGCGACGTTCTCAAAGACTCCGCCGTCGGCGTCGGCGCGGTGCTCGCGCTCGCGCTCGTCCTCCTCGGCACGTGGGTCGCCGCCGCGAGGCTCGCCACGCTTCCGCTCCGTGCCGCCGCGCTCGCCCTCGCCGTCGAAGTCGGCGCGAAACTCGCGATGGCGACCGTCGCCTGCCTCGGCGACGCGACCCACGACGGGCTCGGGGCGGCCGTCAGCGACTCCCTCTCCGCGCGCTCGCTCGTGCTCCCCCTCCTCGTCGCGCTCCCGGCCGCGCTCGTGACGTACCCGAACCCGGCCGCCGCCACCGCCCTCGGCGCGGCCCTGCTCGCCGCGCTCGGTGTGCTCGCGTGGTCGCGGCGGCGCCTCGGCGGCATCAACGGCGACGTCATCGGCGCGTCGAACGAACTCGCGCGCCTCGCCGCGCTCCTCGTGGGGGTGATCGCGTGGACGCACTGGTGA
- a CDS encoding NTP transferase domain-containing protein, producing the protein MCGGRGTRLETEAEKPLFPVAGRPMVDRVLDALAASRIDSVTAAVTPATPETAAHLDARGLDTVETPGAGYVSDLDVALDAVETPALTVAADLPLLDGAAVNRVLAHAAAGSVTDAVQVCVPAELKRQLGASADTTYERDGREVAPAGVNVVADTDTETMFLSYDVRYAVNVNHLDDAVLAEALL; encoded by the coding sequence ATGTGCGGCGGCCGCGGCACCCGCCTCGAGACGGAGGCGGAGAAACCGCTCTTCCCCGTCGCGGGCCGGCCGATGGTCGACCGCGTGCTGGACGCGCTCGCAGCGAGCCGCATCGACTCGGTCACGGCGGCGGTCACCCCCGCGACCCCCGAGACCGCCGCACACCTCGACGCGCGCGGCCTCGACACCGTCGAGACGCCCGGTGCGGGCTACGTGAGCGACCTCGACGTCGCGCTCGATGCCGTCGAGACCCCGGCTCTCACCGTCGCTGCCGACCTCCCGCTCCTCGACGGCGCCGCCGTGAACCGCGTCCTCGCCCACGCCGCCGCCGGCTCTGTGACCGACGCCGTGCAGGTCTGCGTTCCGGCCGAACTGAAACGTCAACTCGGCGCGAGCGCCGACACGACCTACGAGCGCGACGGCCGCGAAGTCGCTCCGGCGGGCGTCAACGTCGTCGCCGACACCGACACCGAAACCATGTTCCTCAGTTACGACGTACGCTACGCAGTCAACGTGAACCACCTCGACGACGCCGTCCTCGCGGAGGCGTTGCTGTGA
- a CDS encoding nicotinate-nucleotide--dimethylbenzimidazole phosphoribosyltransferase, whose product MTVLLVAGTTETATIDGISAAGASPDLMAQTPAADAELVAYGRPVFAPFVPVSPDGCPTPALVTRAVRELVGFDVVALDAGLAARTAAPAVRLGSEPGRDVRDPEPVANAAALFDAAAEYARGHPDESLVVGETIPGGTTTALGVLRALGEQYGVSSSLPTNPIALKRDVVADALDASGLEPGALSGDPVAAVRRMGDPTLATIAGLVEGALDAGKTVTVAGGTQMLAAATLVRHRGIDDPFALATTSFVADDDGVDLRAAADDLGVDLRVTDPGFEHTDHAATEHYLAGVAKEGAGMGGALALADDAGVSMAAVRDRLVERYDELVGDERGDADGA is encoded by the coding sequence GTGACCGTCCTGCTCGTCGCCGGCACGACGGAGACGGCGACCATCGACGGCATCAGCGCCGCCGGCGCGAGCCCCGACCTGATGGCGCAGACGCCGGCTGCGGACGCCGAGCTCGTCGCCTACGGCCGCCCGGTCTTCGCGCCGTTCGTCCCCGTCAGCCCGGACGGCTGTCCGACGCCGGCGCTCGTGACGCGCGCTGTCCGCGAACTCGTCGGCTTCGACGTCGTCGCGCTCGACGCGGGGCTGGCCGCGCGCACCGCCGCGCCCGCCGTCCGCCTCGGGAGCGAACCCGGCCGCGACGTCCGCGACCCCGAGCCGGTGGCGAACGCGGCCGCCCTGTTCGACGCCGCCGCCGAGTACGCTCGCGGCCACCCCGACGAGAGCCTCGTCGTCGGCGAAACCATACCCGGAGGGACGACGACGGCGCTCGGCGTCCTCCGCGCGCTCGGCGAGCAGTACGGCGTCTCCTCCTCGCTCCCCACGAACCCAATCGCCCTCAAGCGCGACGTCGTCGCGGACGCCCTCGATGCGAGCGGCCTCGAACCCGGCGCCCTCTCCGGCGATCCGGTTGCCGCCGTCAGGCGGATGGGCGACCCGACGCTCGCCACCATCGCCGGCCTCGTCGAGGGCGCGCTCGACGCGGGCAAGACCGTCACCGTCGCGGGCGGGACGCAGATGCTCGCCGCCGCGACGCTCGTCCGCCATCGCGGCATCGACGACCCGTTCGCGCTCGCCACCACCTCGTTCGTCGCCGACGACGACGGCGTCGACCTCCGCGCGGCCGCCGACGACCTCGGCGTCGACCTCCGCGTCACCGACCCCGGCTTCGAGCACACCGACCACGCCGCCACCGAACACTACCTCGCGGGCGTCGCGAAGGAGGGCGCGGGCATGGGCGGCGCGCTCGCCCTCGCCGACGACGCCGGCGTGTCGATGGCGGCCGTCCGCGACCGACT